The Athene noctua chromosome 11, bAthNoc1.hap1.1, whole genome shotgun sequence genome has a segment encoding these proteins:
- the NALF2 gene encoding NALCN channel auxiliary factor 2 → MIRGAWMYPRGGAAGGAVCCAPRRSDKPVADPERAQKWRLSLASLLFFTVLLSDHLWLCAGAKLRARERSGAGRARSRGPRALLAAEPAGGSCEALLGNLSRAPAAPPGPCPAARGDLDSACARLHALQRPLRSPPNAAAAVAAPFLASPSSKRTFLQAYFRNFNLSFCDTYTIWDLLREMAGPDGLDCSLDNLMVDLVVAAAGALGGEACSSCVQAYQRLDQHAQEKYEEFDLLLEKYLQSEDYSVRSCLTDCKAVYKAWLCSEYFNVTQQQCRHRIPCKQYCLEVQTRCPFVLPDNDELIYGGLPGFICTGLLENQLPDEEAKCCEVQWDSCDHPPDSNDNTSPKSTASESLHFHRHDPHLHHQRQNHYHLYHHHHHHHQYHQYHQPRSPSLLPVSAGSRLGGSTRIRLCVLVLMLLHTMVSFSSVHSGGGGGGAASGGLSLEALPALEESVARDE, encoded by the exons TGGcctccctcctcttcttcacCGTCCTCCTCTCCGACCATCTGTGGCTCTGCGCCGGGGCCAAGCTGCGGGcgcgggagcggagcggagccggcAGGGCGCGGAGCCGCGGGCCGCGGGCCTTGCTGGCGGCCGAACCGGCGGGCGGGAGCTGCGAGGCCTTGCTCGGGAACCTCAgccgggcccccgccgcgccccccggcccctgccccgccgcccgcggggacCTGGACTCGGCCTGCGCCCGGCTACACGCCCTGCAGCGGCCCCTCCGCTCGCCCcccaacgccgccgccgccgtcgctGCCCCTTTCTTGGCCTCTCCCTCCTCCAAAAGGACCTTCCTGCAGGCTTACTTTAGAAACTTCAACCTCTCTTTTTGTGATACCTACACGATCTGGGACCTGCTGCGGGAGATGGCCGGCCCGGACGGTCTGGACTGCAGCCTGGACAACCTGATGGTGGATTTGGTGGTGGCGGCGGCCGGCGCGCTGGGCGGGGAGGCCTGTAGCAGCTGCGTCCAGGCGTACCAGCGGCTGGACCAACACGCTCAGGAAAAATACGAGGAGTTCGACCTCTTGCTGGAGAAGTACTTGCAATCGGAAGATTACTCGGTCAGATCCTGCCTGACAGACTGCAAG GCTGTCTACAAGGCCTGGCTGTGCTCCGAGTATTTCAACGTGACCCAACAACAGTGCCGACACCGGATCCCATGCAAGCAATACTGCCTGGAGGTGCAGACCAGGTGCCCGTTTGTGTTACCGGACAATGACGAGCTGATCTATGGAGGTTTGCCTGGCTTCATCTGTACGG GGCTGCTGGAGAACCAGCTGCCCGACGAGGAGGCCAAGTGCTGCGAGGTGCAATGGGACTCCTGCGACCACCCCCCGGACAGCAACGACAACACATCCCCCAAATCCACAGCGTCAGAGTCGCTCCATTTCCACCGCCACGACCCCCACCTCCATCACCAGCGGCAGAACCACTACCACctctaccaccaccaccaccaccaccaccagtaCCACCAGTACCACCAGCCCCGCTCCCCATCCTTGCTGCCGGTCTCCGCGGGGTCTCGCCTCGGCGGCAGCACCAGGATCAGACTCTGCGTGCTGGTCCTGATGCTTCTCCACACCATGGTGTCCTTCTCCAGCGTGCAcagcggcggcggtggcggcggggcggccaGCGGAGGGCTCAGTCTGGAGGCCCTGCCCGCCTTGGAGGAGAGTGTGGCGCGGGACGAGTGA